In Humulus lupulus chromosome 6, drHumLupu1.1, whole genome shotgun sequence, a single genomic region encodes these proteins:
- the LOC133783528 gene encoding L-ascorbate oxidase homolog: MALIISLARVKLCSLIYFAAASLFAIVRAEDPYRFFDWNVTYGDIYPLGVRQQGILINGKFPGPDIHSVTNDNLIINVYNSLDEPFLLSWEFVVIYLLLKSNKNEDKEWHF; this comes from the exons ATGGCGCTAATCATAAGCTTAGCGAGAGTCAAACTCTGTTCTCTGATATATTTCGCCGCTGCTTCTCTCTTCGCCATTGTTAGGGCTGAAGATCCTTACAGGTTCTTTGACTGGAATGTCACTTATGGTGACATTTACCCGCTCGGTGTTCGCCAACAG GGAATCCTTATCAATGGAAAATTTCCAGGACCAGATATTCATTCGGTTACTAATGACAATCTCATTATCAATGTTTACAATAGCTTGGACGAGCCTTTTCTCCTTTCTTG ggaatttgttgtaatttatttgctcttgaaaagcaataaaaatgaggataaagagtggcatttttga